From the Solanum pennellii chromosome 4, SPENNV200 genome, one window contains:
- the LOC107017735 gene encoding systemin receptor SR160, with protein MKAHKTVFNQHPLSLNKLFFVLLLIFFLPPASPAASVNGLYKDSQQLLSFKAALPPTPTLLQNWLSSTDPCSFTGVSCKNSRVSSIDLSNTFLSVDFSLVTSYLLPLSNLESLVLKNANLSGSLTSAAKSQCGVTLGSIDLAENTISGPISDISSFGVCSNLKSLNLSKNFLDPPGKEMLKGATFSLQVLDLSYNNISGFNLFPWVSSMGFVELEFFSLKGNKLAGSIPELDFKNLSYLDLSANNFSTVFPSFKDCSNLQHLDLSSNKFYGDIGSSLSSCGKLSFLNLTNNQFVGLVPKLPSESLQYLYLRGNDFQGVYPNQLADLCKTVVELDLSYNNFSGMVPESLGECSSLELVDISNNNFSGKLPVDTLLKLSNIKTMVLSFNKFVGGLPDSFSNLLKLETLDMSSNNLTGVIPSGICKDPMNNLKVLYLQNNLFKGPIPDSLSNCSQLVSLDLSFNYLTGSIPSSLGSLSKLKDLILWLNQLSGEIPQELMYLQALENLILDFNDLTGPIPASLSNCTKLNWISLSNNQLSGEIPASLGRLSNLAILKLGNNSISGNIPAELGNCQSLIWLDLNTNFLNGSIPPPLFKQSGNIAVALLTGKRYVYIKNDGSKECHGAGNLLEFGGIRQEQLDRISTRHPCNFTRVYRGITQPTFNHNGSMIFLDLSYNKLEGSIPKELGAMYYLSILNLGHNDLSGMIPQQLGGLKNVAILDLSYNRFNGTIPNSLTSLTLLGEIDLSNNNLSGMIPESAPFDTFPDYRFANNSLCGYPLPIPCSSGPKSDANQHQKSHRRQASLAGSVAMGLLFSLFCIFGLIIVAIETKKRRKKKEAALEAYMDGHSHSATANSAWKFTSAREALSINLAAFEKPLRKLTFADLLEATNGFHNDSLVGSGGFGDVYKAQLKDGSVVAIKKLIHVSGQGDREFTAEMETIGKIKHRNLVPLLGYCKVGEERLLVYEYMKYGSLEDVLHDRKKIGIKLNWPARRKIAIGAARGLAFLHHNCIPHIIHRDMKSSNVLLDENLEARVSDFGMARLMSAMDTHLSVSTLAGTPGYVPPEYYQSFRCSTKGDVYSYGVVLLELLTGKQPTDSADFGDNNLVGWVKLHAKGKITDVFDRELLKEDASIEIELLQHLKVACACLDDRHWKRPTMIQVMAMFKEIQAGSGMDSTSTIGADDVNFSGVEGGIEMGINGSIKEGNELSKHL; from the coding sequence ATGAAAGCTCACAAAACTGTGTTTAACCAACACCCTTTAAGCTTAAACAAGcttttctttgttcttcttcttatcttttttcttCCACCAGCTTCACCAGCAGCTTCTGTTAATGGTCTTTATAAAGACTCCCAACAGCTTCTTTCCTTTAAAGCTGCACTCCCACCAACCCCAACTCTGCTTCAGAACTGGTTGTCATCTACTGACCCTTGTAGTTTCACTGGTGTTTCATGCAAGAATTCTAGAGTTTCTTCGATAGATCTCAGTAACACTTTTTTAAGTGTGGATTTCAGTTTGGTCACTTCTTATTTGCTTCCCCTTTCTAATTTGGAGTCTTTAGTGTTAAAGAATGCTAATCTTAGTGGTTCTTTAACTTCTGCTGCAAAATCCCAATGTGGGGTTACTTTAGGCTCCATAGATCTAGCTGAAAACACAATTTCAGGACCTATTTCTGATATCTCTAGCTTTGGTGTTTGTTCAAACCTTAAGTCTCTTAATCTTTCTAAGAATTTCTTGGACCCTCCTGGTAAAGAAATGCTTAAAGGTGCAACCTTTAGCCTCCAAGTTCTTGATCTTTCTTACAATAATATCTCAGGGTTTAACTTGTTTCCATGGGTTTCATCTATGGGGTTTGTTGaacttgagttcttttctctCAAGGGTAACAAGCTAGCTGGAAGTATTCCTGAATTAGACTTCAAGAATTTGTCATATTTGGATCTTTCTGCAAATAATTTCTCAACTGTTTTTCCTTCATTCAAAGATTGCTCCAATTTGCAGCACTTGGATTTGTCATCCAACAAGTTTTATGGTGATATTGGTTCTTCACTTTCTTCATGTGGGAAGCTCAGTTTTCTCAACCTTACCAATAACCAGTTTGTAGGTTTGGTCCCTAAGCTACCAAGTGAAAGCCTACAGTATTTGTACTTAAGAGGgaatgattttcagggtgtgTACCCAAACCAACTTGCTGATTTGTGCAAAACTGTGGTGGAATTGGACTTGTCATACAATAATTTCTCAGGTATGGTTCCTGAGAGCCTTGGTGAATGTTCAAGTTTGGAACTTGTTGATATCTCCAACAATAATTTCTCTGGTAAGTTGCCTGTTGATACTCTCTTGAAGTTGAGTAATATTAAGACTATGGTCTTATCATTCAACAAATTTGTTGGTGGTTTGCCTGATTCTTTCTCTAATTTACTGAAATTGGAGACTTTGGATATGAGTTCTAATAATCTCACAGGGGTTATTCCATCTGGGATTTGCAAAGATCCTATGAATAACTTGAAAGTGTTGTACCTTCAGAATAACTTGTTTAAAGGCCCTATACCTGACAGTCTAAGCAACTGTTCACAGCTGGTGTCACTTGATCTTAGCTTTAATTACTTGACTGGGAGTATACCATCTAGTTTGGGGTCATTGTCAAAGCTAAAGGATCTCATCCTTTGGTTGAATCAGCTTTCAGGGGAAATCCCACAGGAGTTGATGTACTTGCAGGCTTTAGAGAATCTGATTCTTGATTTTAATGACTTAACTGGACCAATACCTGCAAGTCTTAGCAACTGTACCAAGTTGAATTGGATTTCATTGTCAAATAACCAATTGAGTGGTGAGATACCGGCTTCTCTTGGTCGTTTGTCAAATCTAGCTATTCTTAAGCTTGGAAACAACTCAATCTCAGGGAATATACCTGCTGAATTGGGTAATTGTCAGAGCTTGATATGGTTGGATCTCAATACTAATTTCCTGAATGGATCCATTCCGCCGCCTTTGTTCAAGCAATCTGGCAATATTGCAGTGGCATTACTGACCGGGAAGCGGTATGTGTATATCAAGAATGATGGGAGTAAGGAGTGCCATGGAGCAGGGAATTTGCTGGAGTTTGGAGGGATTAGACAGGAACAGCTGGATAGAATCTCAACAAGGCATCCTTGCAATTTCACAAGAGTTTATAGAGGTATCACTCAGCCAACATTTAACCACAATGGCTCTATGATATTTCTTGATTTATCTTATAATAAGTTGGAAGGTAGTATCCCAAAGGAATTAGGGGCAATGTACTATCTGTCTATATTGAATTTGGGGCATAATGATCTGTCTGGTATGATTCCTCAAcaacttggaggcttgaagaatgtTGCGATTCTTGATTTGTCATATAATAGGTTCAATGGCACGATTCCGAATTCCCTCACCAGTCTTACATTGCTTGGAGAGATTGACCTGTCAAACAATAATCTCAGTGGAATGATTCCTGAATCTGCACCATTTGACACATTCCCTGATTATAGGTTTGCGAATAATTCCCTCTGTGGGTATCCTCTCCCCATACCTTGTAGCTCGGGGCCGAAATCGGATGCAAATCAGCATCAGAAGTCTCACCGCAGACAAGCATCATTGGCAGGGAGTGTGGCCATGGGTTTGTTATTTTCCCTCTTTTGTATCTTTGGTTTGATTATTGTTGCCATAGAGACgaagaagaggaggaagaagaaggaggCTGCTCTTGAAGCTTATATGGATGGTCATTCACATTCTGCAACTGCCAACAGTGCCTGGAAGTTTACGAGCGCTCGTGAGGCGTTAAGCATCAACCTTGCAGCATTTGAGAAGCCTCTCAGGAAGCTCACATTTGCTGATCTTCTCGAAGCCACCAATGGTTTCCACAACGACAGTCTTGTAGGCTCTGGTGGTTTTGGTGATGTCTACAAAGCTCAGTTGAAGGATGGGAGTGTTGTAGCTATTAAGAAATTGATACATGTCAGTGGACAGGGTGATCGAGAATTCACTGCTGAAATGGAAACCATAGGGAAGATCAAGCACCGCAACCTTGTCCCTCTTTTGGGCTACTGCAAAGTAGGGGAAGAAAGACTACTGGTTTACGAATACATGAAGTATGGAAGTCTTGAAGATGTCCTGCATGATCGAAAGAAAATTGGGATCAAGCTGAATTGGCCTGCAAGAAGGAAAATCGCCATTGGAGCTGCGAGAGGTTTGGCTTTCTTACACCATAACTGCATTCCACACATCATTCACCGGGACATGAAATCAAGTAATGTCTTGCTTGATGAAAATTTGGAAGCCAGAGTATCTGATTTCGGAATGGCAAGGTTAATGAGTGCTATGGACACTCATTTGAGTGTCAGCACTCTTGCCGGCACTCCAGGATACGTGCCTCCTGAATATTACCAAAGCTTTAGATGTTCTACAAAAGGAGATGTTTATAGTTATGGTGTCGTATTACTTGAGCTTCTAACCGGCAAACAGCCAACAGATTCAGCTGATTTTGGTGACAACAATCTTGTCGGATGGGTAAAGCTGCACgctaaaggaaaaataacagaTGTCTTTGACCGGGAGCTATTGAAAGAGGATGCAAGCATTGAGATTGAACTTCTACAACACTTAAAGGTAGCTTGTGCTTGCTTAGATGATCGACATTGGAAACGTCCAACGATGATACAAGTTATGGCTAtgtttaaggagattcaagcagGGTCAGGCATGGATTCGACATCGACAATTGGAGCTGATGATGTTAATTTTAGTGGAGTTGAAGGAGGGATAGAAATGGGGATAAATGGAAGTATAAAAGAAGGCAATGAGCTAAGCAAACACCTTTGA